A section of the Corynebacterium auris genome encodes:
- a CDS encoding glutamate-cysteine ligase family protein has protein sequence MGDSLSTDTYTARQRSIYRKRLEDELEVFDRHLQRAEFINQGTIGLELELNLVDDQMRPARRNQDVLEHLDEDYQSEIGAYNIELNLPPSSPAGDGLAQLEAALSARLRAAKDAAAACGVRVAMIGTLPTLTTEFLEDPEWITNEFRYRGLNNSVMESRGELVRIGLSRVESVEHDFEGIATESACTSMQLHLQVAPDRFAAAWNASQAIAGVQAALSANSPLFLGRRLWHESRIPVFTQSIDTRTKELINQGVRPRVWFGERWITSVFDLFEENVRYFSPLIPEGRVEAGKPIMTGENPGLHYLNLHNGTVWRWNRPIYDPNGELSHIRVENRLLPAGPTVKDMVADAAFYYGLVKYLGTQNRPVWSRLRFEQAAANFEAGARDGLSARMMWPTLGTIEVAELVVDHLLPQAREGLASLDVDEASIDEYLGIIEGRARRRQNGASWQLAALNEVGAGTTPGSPERMEALERVLRQYLRNEEDGAPVHTWSLKVQ, from the coding sequence ATGGGCGACTCACTTTCCACGGACACCTACACGGCGCGGCAGCGCTCGATCTACCGCAAGCGCCTGGAGGACGAGCTCGAGGTCTTCGACCGCCACCTGCAGCGCGCCGAGTTCATCAACCAGGGCACCATCGGCCTCGAGCTGGAGCTCAACCTCGTCGACGATCAGATGCGCCCGGCCCGGCGCAACCAGGACGTGCTAGAGCACCTGGACGAGGACTACCAGTCCGAGATCGGCGCCTACAACATCGAACTCAACCTGCCCCCGTCAAGCCCGGCTGGCGACGGCCTCGCGCAGCTGGAAGCCGCCCTCAGCGCGCGCCTGCGCGCGGCCAAGGATGCGGCCGCAGCCTGCGGGGTGCGCGTAGCGATGATCGGCACGCTACCAACCCTGACCACGGAGTTCCTCGAGGACCCGGAGTGGATCACCAACGAGTTTCGCTACCGGGGCCTCAACAACTCCGTCATGGAGTCGCGCGGCGAGCTGGTCCGCATCGGCTTGAGCCGGGTGGAAAGCGTCGAGCACGACTTCGAGGGCATCGCTACCGAGTCGGCCTGCACCTCGATGCAGCTGCACCTGCAGGTCGCGCCCGACCGCTTCGCTGCGGCGTGGAACGCCTCCCAGGCCATCGCCGGGGTGCAGGCGGCCCTGAGCGCAAACTCGCCGCTGTTCCTCGGCCGGCGCCTCTGGCACGAATCCCGCATCCCCGTGTTCACGCAGTCCATCGACACCCGCACCAAGGAGCTCATCAACCAGGGTGTGCGCCCCCGCGTCTGGTTCGGCGAGCGGTGGATCACCTCCGTGTTCGACCTGTTCGAGGAGAACGTGCGCTACTTCTCCCCGCTCATCCCCGAGGGCCGCGTCGAGGCGGGCAAGCCCATCATGACCGGCGAGAACCCCGGGCTGCACTACCTCAACCTGCACAACGGAACCGTGTGGCGGTGGAACCGCCCCATCTACGACCCCAACGGGGAGCTGTCCCACATCCGGGTGGAAAACCGCCTGCTGCCCGCCGGCCCCACCGTCAAGGACATGGTGGCCGACGCCGCCTTCTACTACGGCCTGGTGAAATACCTGGGCACGCAGAACCGGCCCGTGTGGTCGCGGCTGCGTTTCGAGCAGGCCGCAGCGAACTTCGAGGCCGGCGCCCGCGACGGTTTGAGCGCCAGGATGATGTGGCCCACCCTGGGCACCATCGAGGTCGCGGAGCTCGTCGTCGACCACCTACTCCCCCAGGCGCGCGAGGGGCTGGCGTCGCTGGACGTCGACGAGGCCAGCATCGACGAGTACCTCGGCATCATCGAGGGGCGTGCCCGCCGCCGCCAGAACGGCGCGAGTTGGCAGCTCGCCGCGCTGAACGAGGTCGGGGCAGGCACCACCCCCGGCAGCCCGGAGCGGATGGAGGCCCTCGAAAGGGTTCTCAGGCAATACCTACGCAACGAGGAGGACGGCGCGCCGGTGCACACTTGGTCGCTCAAGGTGCAATAG
- a CDS encoding chorismate mutase yields MSDFDIRLPSGTDDPLSDAEIQQYRKEIDRLDRVILDAVKRRSQVSQAIGRTRMGSGGTKLVYTREVAIINQFRDELGEDGPALASILLRLGRGKLG; encoded by the coding sequence ATGAGCGATTTCGACATCCGCCTGCCCTCGGGCACCGACGACCCGCTGTCGGACGCGGAGATTCAGCAGTACCGCAAGGAGATCGACCGCCTCGACAGGGTCATCCTCGACGCGGTCAAGCGGCGTTCCCAAGTGTCACAGGCGATCGGCAGGACACGCATGGGCTCGGGCGGCACCAAGCTCGTCTACACGCGCGAGGTAGCCATCATCAACCAGTTCCGCGACGAGCTCGGCGAAGACGGGCCAGCCTTGGCGTCGATTCTGCTCCGCCTCGGCCGCGGGAAGCTGGGCTAG
- a CDS encoding ATP-dependent helicase, whose amino-acid sequence MPEEILERFHPQVSTWFREVFAAPTRVQAEAWESISAGENSLVVAPTGSGKTLAAFLWSLNSLVERAGQQALPIDGAQTSTHGGVRVLYISPLKALGVDVENNLRAPLNGIARVAQRLGRDMPDISVAVRSGDTPQAERARQLRRPPDILITTPESLYLMLTSKAAGILASVDTVIVDEIHALAGTKRGVHLTLSLERLALIAGHFQRIGLSATVRPLDEVANFLGPRTNIINPPGEKKWELDVAVPVEDMSDLPVPEDASTIGEAVIDDQLDAPAASPSIWPHIERAVYEQVMEHRSTIVFVNSRRSAERLTSQLNELWAKEHDPESLSPALRRPPAQLMKATDTAGHAAPVIARAHHGSVSKEERLLTETMLKEGSLRAVVSTSSLELGIDMGAVDLVVQVESPPSVASGLQRVGRAGHTVGAVSEGTFYPKHRADLVQTAVTVPRMRAGMIEKLHTPVSPLDVLTQQTIAAVSVADLDVDEWYDTVRRAWPYRDLAREVYDAVINLVIGVYPSTDFADLRPRAVLEGNVLSARPGAQRVAVTSGGTIPDRGMFGVFLVGAEDAAPRRVGELDEEMVYESRVGDVFTLGASSWRIENITRDQVQVSPAPGHTGRLPFWSGDGLGRPYELGLALGQFRREAGENLDPALDDNARRNLLAYLDEQREATGIVPDEKTLVLERFTDELGDWRVVLHTPFGKGVNAAWALAAGWRVSQETGMDAQAVAGDDGIVLRLPQGEKEPGGSLFIFDAEEISDIVTEQVGNSALFASRFRECAARALLLPRRNPGKRAPLWQQRQRAQQLLDVARNYPSFPIILETVRECLQDVYDLPSLRTVMGDIATRRVRIAEVTTDQPSPFASSLLFNYTGAFMYEGDTPLAEKRAAALSLDPALLAKLLGTVELRDLLDPEIIAEVDASLRRLGRATTPEQFADTLRMVGPVPLDELADYTPVPLAGLESSLGARVMRVRIGGREHIAQSLDAPLLRDGLGIPVPPGVAARQATVPDALTQLVNRWVRTRGPFTLRDLASAFGLAIGAAHAALDPDKVVEGRYRQGVQEKEYVAPEVLRLIRSRSLARARAQTRPVSQSAYGRFVPAWLNVAPVGVTPALRGADGVFAAVEQLAGVRLPASAWESWILPSRVGDYRPEMLDELTSSGEIAIVGAGKAGARDPWIMLLPTDYAAQLAPQVDEPLLSLTQAQVMEKIRAGGGFLFTDLLTGSTTAEELRESVWDLVEAGLVSPDSFAPIRARLAGGRTAHRARRRPSRSRVRSGRTSFSSATPPDMVGRWAASPAADADPTRRSVALGEAWLDRYGMVTRGAVVAEDVVGGFALAYKVLSGFEESGKAMRGYLIDGLGAAQFSTPATIDRLRGHQDSEDVAGWPSGTREPRVYVLAATDPANPYGAALPWPEQGPTRSAGAVVVLIDGLLAAHLTRGGKTMTTFFDHFPPDTGDPLETVVAALAEAVERGRMRPVSVEKLNGESAYRLRDYGAAVTPRGARIGGSAAAAPKRRGRTVAEAVDELSFDD is encoded by the coding sequence ATGCCCGAGGAGATTCTGGAGCGCTTCCACCCCCAGGTATCCACCTGGTTCCGGGAGGTTTTCGCCGCGCCCACCCGCGTCCAGGCCGAGGCGTGGGAGTCCATCTCGGCGGGGGAGAACTCCCTGGTGGTCGCCCCGACGGGCTCCGGTAAAACGCTCGCGGCCTTCCTCTGGTCCCTCAACAGCCTCGTCGAACGCGCGGGGCAGCAGGCCCTGCCCATCGACGGCGCGCAGACCTCCACGCACGGCGGGGTGCGGGTGCTCTACATCTCCCCGCTCAAAGCGCTCGGCGTCGACGTGGAAAACAACCTGCGCGCCCCGCTCAACGGCATCGCGCGGGTGGCGCAGCGCCTCGGCCGCGACATGCCCGACATCTCCGTGGCGGTGCGCTCGGGAGACACCCCGCAGGCCGAGCGCGCCCGCCAGCTGCGCCGGCCGCCGGACATCCTCATCACCACGCCCGAGTCCCTCTACCTCATGCTCACCTCCAAGGCGGCGGGGATCCTGGCAAGCGTGGACACCGTCATCGTCGACGAGATCCACGCGCTCGCCGGCACCAAGCGCGGCGTGCACCTCACCCTCTCGCTGGAGCGCCTCGCGCTCATCGCCGGGCACTTCCAGCGCATCGGCCTGTCCGCCACGGTGCGGCCGTTAGACGAGGTGGCGAACTTCCTCGGCCCGCGCACGAACATCATCAACCCGCCGGGGGAGAAGAAGTGGGAGCTCGACGTCGCAGTGCCCGTCGAGGACATGAGCGACCTGCCGGTGCCCGAGGACGCCTCCACCATCGGCGAGGCGGTCATCGACGACCAACTCGACGCACCCGCGGCGAGCCCCAGCATCTGGCCCCACATCGAGCGCGCCGTCTACGAGCAGGTCATGGAGCACCGCTCGACCATCGTCTTCGTCAACTCCCGCCGCTCGGCGGAGCGCCTGACCAGCCAGCTCAACGAGCTGTGGGCGAAAGAGCACGACCCCGAGAGCCTGAGCCCTGCTTTACGACGCCCCCCTGCCCAACTGATGAAGGCCACCGACACCGCGGGCCACGCCGCCCCGGTCATCGCCCGCGCCCACCACGGCAGCGTGTCCAAGGAGGAGCGCCTGCTCACCGAGACGATGCTCAAGGAGGGCTCGCTGCGCGCCGTCGTGTCCACCTCCTCTCTCGAGCTGGGTATCGACATGGGCGCGGTGGACCTGGTCGTCCAGGTCGAGTCCCCGCCCTCGGTCGCCTCCGGCCTGCAGCGCGTCGGGCGCGCCGGGCACACGGTGGGCGCCGTCTCGGAGGGCACCTTCTACCCGAAGCACCGCGCCGACCTCGTGCAAACGGCGGTGACGGTGCCGCGGATGCGCGCCGGAATGATCGAAAAGCTGCACACCCCCGTCTCCCCGCTCGACGTGCTCACGCAGCAGACGATCGCCGCCGTGAGCGTCGCCGACCTCGACGTCGACGAGTGGTACGACACCGTGCGCCGCGCCTGGCCCTACCGCGACCTCGCCCGCGAGGTCTACGACGCCGTGATCAACCTGGTCATCGGCGTCTACCCCTCAACCGACTTCGCCGACTTGCGCCCGCGCGCAGTGCTCGAGGGAAACGTGCTGTCAGCCCGGCCCGGGGCGCAGCGCGTGGCGGTGACCAGCGGCGGCACCATCCCGGACCGTGGCATGTTCGGCGTGTTCCTCGTCGGCGCGGAGGACGCGGCGCCGCGGCGCGTCGGCGAGCTCGACGAGGAGATGGTCTACGAGTCCCGCGTCGGCGACGTGTTCACCCTCGGAGCGTCGAGCTGGCGCATCGAGAACATCACGCGCGACCAGGTGCAGGTCAGCCCGGCGCCCGGGCACACCGGCAGGCTACCCTTCTGGTCCGGCGACGGCCTGGGCAGGCCCTACGAGCTGGGGCTGGCGCTCGGGCAGTTCCGCCGCGAGGCGGGGGAGAACCTCGACCCGGCCCTCGACGACAATGCGCGCCGCAACCTGTTGGCCTACCTCGACGAGCAGCGCGAGGCGACGGGGATAGTCCCCGACGAAAAGACCCTCGTGCTCGAGCGCTTCACCGACGAGCTGGGGGACTGGCGGGTGGTCCTGCACACGCCCTTCGGCAAGGGCGTCAACGCCGCGTGGGCGCTGGCCGCCGGGTGGCGGGTGTCCCAGGAGACGGGCATGGACGCCCAGGCCGTCGCCGGCGACGACGGCATTGTCCTGCGCCTGCCGCAGGGGGAGAAGGAGCCGGGCGGGTCGCTTTTCATCTTCGACGCCGAGGAGATCTCCGACATCGTCACCGAGCAGGTGGGCAACTCCGCCCTGTTCGCCTCGCGCTTTCGCGAGTGCGCCGCCCGCGCCCTGCTGTTGCCGCGGCGCAACCCCGGCAAACGCGCCCCCCTGTGGCAGCAGCGCCAGCGCGCCCAGCAGCTCCTCGACGTCGCCCGGAACTACCCGTCCTTCCCGATCATCCTGGAGACGGTGCGCGAGTGCCTCCAGGACGTCTACGACCTGCCCTCCCTGCGCACCGTGATGGGAGACATTGCCACGCGGCGCGTGCGCATCGCCGAGGTCACCACCGACCAGCCCAGCCCCTTCGCCTCCTCGCTGCTGTTCAACTACACCGGCGCGTTCATGTACGAGGGCGATACCCCACTGGCGGAAAAGCGCGCCGCCGCGCTCTCACTGGACCCGGCCCTTCTGGCCAAGCTGCTGGGCACTGTCGAGCTGCGCGACCTGCTCGACCCGGAGATCATCGCGGAGGTCGACGCCTCGCTGCGCCGCCTCGGCCGCGCCACCACGCCGGAGCAGTTCGCGGACACGCTGCGCATGGTGGGCCCGGTGCCCCTCGACGAGCTCGCCGACTACACGCCCGTGCCCCTGGCCGGGCTGGAGTCCTCCCTCGGCGCGCGCGTGATGCGGGTGCGCATCGGCGGCCGCGAGCACATCGCCCAGAGCCTCGACGCGCCGCTGCTTCGCGACGGCCTGGGCATCCCCGTCCCGCCCGGCGTGGCCGCCCGGCAGGCCACCGTCCCCGACGCCCTGACCCAGCTGGTCAACCGCTGGGTGCGCACCCGCGGCCCGTTCACGCTGCGCGACCTCGCGAGCGCCTTCGGCCTCGCCATCGGCGCGGCCCACGCCGCGCTGGACCCCGACAAGGTGGTCGAGGGCCGCTACCGCCAGGGGGTTCAGGAAAAGGAGTACGTCGCCCCCGAGGTGCTGCGCCTGATCCGCTCCCGCTCGCTGGCCCGCGCCCGCGCCCAGACCCGCCCGGTGAGCCAGTCCGCCTACGGGCGCTTCGTGCCTGCCTGGCTCAACGTGGCCCCCGTCGGTGTCACGCCCGCGCTGCGCGGCGCCGACGGCGTCTTCGCCGCCGTCGAGCAGCTCGCCGGGGTGCGCCTGCCCGCCTCGGCGTGGGAGTCGTGGATCCTGCCCTCGCGCGTCGGCGACTACCGCCCCGAGATGCTCGACGAGCTCACCTCCTCCGGCGAAATCGCCATCGTCGGCGCCGGCAAGGCCGGCGCGCGCGACCCGTGGATCATGCTCCTGCCCACCGACTACGCCGCCCAGCTCGCCCCGCAGGTGGACGAGCCTTTGCTCTCGCTCACCCAGGCGCAGGTGATGGAGAAAATCCGCGCCGGGGGAGGGTTTTTGTTCACCGACCTGCTCACCGGGTCGACCACTGCGGAGGAGCTGCGCGAATCGGTGTGGGACCTGGTGGAAGCGGGGCTCGTCTCCCCGGACTCCTTCGCCCCCATCCGCGCGCGGCTGGCCGGGGGCAGGACCGCGCACCGGGCGCGGCGGCGTCCCTCGCGCTCGCGGGTGCGCTCGGGGCGGACCTCCTTTAGCTCCGCCACCCCGCCCGACATGGTGGGGCGCTGGGCGGCCTCGCCCGCCGCCGACGCTGACCCCACGCGCCGCTCCGTGGCGCTCGGGGAGGCGTGGCTGGACCGTTACGGGATGGTCACCCGCGGCGCGGTGGTGGCCGAGGACGTCGTCGGCGGTTTCGCCCTGGCCTACAAGGTGCTCAGCGGCTTCGAGGAATCGGGCAAGGCCATGCGCGGCTACCTCATCGACGGCCTCGGCGCGGCCCAGTTCTCCACGCCCGCCACCATTGACCGCCTGCGCGGACACCAGGATTCCGAGGACGTCGCCGGCTGGCCCTCCGGCACGCGCGAGCCGCGCGTCTACGTCCTCGCCGCCACCGACCCCGCTAACCCCTACGGCGCGGCGCTGCCCTGGCCGGAGCAGGGCCCGACGCGCAGCGCGGGCGCCGTCGTCGTGCTTATCGACGGCCTCCTCGCCGCCCACCTCACCCGCGGCGGCAAAACCATGACGACGTTTTTCGACCACTTCCCGCCGGACACCGGCGACCCGCTCGAGACCGTCGTCGCGGCCCTGGCCGAGGCCGTCGAGCGCGGCCGGATGCGCCCGGTCAGCGTGGAAAAGCTCAACGGAGAGTCCGCCTACCGCCTGCGCGACTACGGCGCCGCCGTAACGCCCCGCGGCGCGCGCATCGGCGGGTCGGCCGCCGCCGCGCCCAAGCGGCGGGGCAGGACGGTGGCCGAGGCCGTCGATGAGCTCAGCTTCGACGACTAG
- a CDS encoding DNA-formamidopyrimidine glycosylase family protein: MPEGDSVYQLAARLKWMEGRRVTRCDLRVPRYATVDFSGTLCRRVWPYGKHLFMQFGADILHTHLKMEGTWAIHRAGARWRKPGHTARVVLRLDDPKGEIELVGHQLGLVDVFPAREYPQRMGYLGPDMLAENFDHEEVARRIRSHPDLEIGRALLDQKNAAGIGNEYRAEICFIAGAHPAEPVRRVDVDKHVRIARKLMWANRNSPVRVTTGIKRAGETSYVFGRNNKPCRRCGTLITKGFLGGAGDLERVIWWCPSCQPSP; the protein is encoded by the coding sequence ATGCCCGAAGGTGATTCCGTCTACCAGCTGGCCGCGCGCCTGAAGTGGATGGAAGGCCGCCGCGTGACCCGCTGCGACCTGCGCGTTCCCCGCTACGCCACGGTGGATTTTTCCGGCACGCTCTGCCGGCGCGTCTGGCCCTACGGCAAGCACCTGTTCATGCAGTTCGGTGCGGACATCCTGCACACGCACCTGAAAATGGAAGGAACGTGGGCCATTCACCGTGCCGGCGCCCGGTGGAGAAAGCCCGGCCACACCGCCCGCGTGGTGCTGCGCCTCGACGACCCCAAAGGGGAGATCGAGCTGGTGGGCCACCAGCTCGGGCTGGTGGATGTTTTTCCCGCCCGCGAGTACCCCCAGCGTATGGGCTACCTCGGCCCGGACATGCTGGCGGAGAACTTCGACCACGAGGAGGTGGCGCGCCGCATTCGCAGCCACCCCGACCTGGAAATTGGCAGGGCGCTGCTGGATCAAAAAAACGCGGCCGGGATCGGCAACGAATACCGCGCCGAGATCTGCTTCATCGCCGGGGCGCATCCAGCTGAACCGGTGCGCCGGGTGGACGTCGACAAGCATGTGCGCATCGCGCGCAAGCTGATGTGGGCGAACCGAAACTCCCCGGTCCGGGTGACCACGGGGATCAAGCGGGCCGGGGAGACGAGCTACGTCTTCGGGCGCAACAACAAGCCCTGCCGCAGGTGCGGCACGCTGATTACCAAGGGCTTCCTCGGCGGGGCGGGCGATCTGGAGCGGGTTATCTGGTGGTGTCCTTCGTGCCAGCCTTCTCCTTGA
- a CDS encoding DedA family protein, with translation MQAIIDWIVNLMEVLGAPGVGIAILLENLFPPIPSEVVLPLAGFTVSQGSLNFVAVFIWSVVGAVVGAYILYGLGAWLGADRLRRIADWMWLVKESDVDKALDFFDKYGRASVLIGRLIPGVRSLISIPAGLARMNLLTFGLWTTLGSAVWNIILITLGFYLGENWSIVEEYINTYSNVVYVILALIIVGIVAFFIWRAVKEKAGTKDTTR, from the coding sequence ATGCAAGCGATCATCGACTGGATCGTCAACCTGATGGAGGTGCTCGGCGCCCCCGGCGTCGGCATCGCCATCCTGCTGGAAAACCTGTTCCCGCCGATCCCCTCCGAGGTGGTCCTGCCCCTGGCGGGCTTCACCGTGTCCCAGGGCTCACTGAACTTCGTCGCGGTGTTCATCTGGTCTGTCGTCGGCGCGGTGGTCGGCGCGTACATCCTCTACGGGCTCGGCGCCTGGCTCGGGGCGGACAGGCTGCGCCGCATCGCGGACTGGATGTGGCTGGTCAAGGAGTCGGACGTCGACAAGGCCCTCGACTTCTTCGACAAGTACGGCCGGGCTTCGGTGCTCATCGGCCGCCTCATCCCGGGGGTGCGCTCGCTCATCTCCATCCCCGCTGGGCTGGCACGTATGAATCTGCTCACCTTCGGCCTGTGGACCACGCTGGGCTCGGCGGTGTGGAACATCATCCTCATCACGCTTGGCTTTTACCTCGGGGAGAACTGGAGCATTGTCGAGGAGTACATCAACACCTACTCCAACGTTGTCTACGTCATCCTCGCCCTGATCATCGTGGGTATCGTGGCCTTCTTCATCTGGCGCGCGGTCAAGGAGAAGGCTGGCACGAAGGACACCACCAGATAA
- a CDS encoding antibiotic biosynthesis monooxygenase family protein, translating into MSIVKINAITVPAGGGEELERRFAARKHAIDEQPGFEGFQLLRPVKGEERYFVVTRWADEASYEAWWQGQGRASHAGQERTPVSSRAELLEFEVVLDSLEQ; encoded by the coding sequence ATGAGCATTGTGAAGATCAACGCGATCACCGTTCCCGCTGGCGGCGGCGAGGAGCTGGAGCGCCGGTTCGCCGCCCGCAAGCACGCGATCGACGAGCAGCCCGGCTTCGAGGGCTTCCAGTTGCTGCGCCCCGTCAAGGGCGAGGAGCGCTACTTTGTGGTCACCCGCTGGGCGGACGAGGCCTCCTACGAGGCGTGGTGGCAGGGGCAGGGCAGGGCCTCGCACGCGGGCCAGGAGCGCACCCCCGTCTCCTCCCGCGCTGAGCTGCTTGAGTTCGAGGTTGTGCTCGATTCGCTAGAGCAGTAG
- the pgi gene encoding glucose-6-phosphate isomerase, with protein MPTITSTNAWQQLDALYQRVHATTLQELFSADPARAEKLTFDVAGLHVDLSKNLIDEEVLSALVALAEEVGLKQRIEDMFAGEKINSTESRSVLHTALRLPAGSELNVDGQDVPGDIHEVLGRMRNFATALRSGEWRGYTGRAITKVVNIGIGGSDLGPAMATKALRPYATAGITAEFVSNVDPADMTAVLDRIDAEETVFIVASKTFTTQETLSNAHAAKRWLLEKFGGDERAVEKHFVAVSTNAEKVAEFGIDPANMFPFWDWVGGRYSVDSAIGLALMAVIGAADFMRFLEGFHAVDEHFRSAELSANVPVLMGLLNIWYRNFHGAHTHAVLPYSEDLARFPAYLQQLTMESNGKGVTRGGEAVAYDTGEIFWGEPGTNGQHAFFQLIHQGTTLVPADFIGFACPHEDLPTADGTGSMHDLLMGNLFAQTKVLAFGKTHDEIASEGVDEDLAPHKVMPGNRPSTTILAEKLSPRTLGSLIALYEHIVFTEAAVWDINAFDQWGVELGKQQANELAAAVSGAAEPDTGDASTDALITWYRSRK; from the coding sequence ATGCCCACCATCACGTCTACCAACGCCTGGCAGCAGCTGGACGCGTTGTACCAGCGCGTCCACGCGACCACACTGCAGGAGCTGTTTAGCGCCGACCCCGCCCGTGCGGAGAAGCTCACCTTCGACGTCGCGGGCCTGCACGTTGACCTGTCGAAGAACCTCATCGACGAGGAGGTTCTCTCCGCCCTCGTCGCGCTCGCGGAGGAGGTGGGCCTCAAACAGCGCATTGAGGACATGTTCGCCGGGGAGAAGATCAACAGCACCGAATCCCGCTCCGTGCTCCACACCGCGCTGCGTCTGCCCGCGGGTTCCGAGCTGAACGTGGACGGCCAGGACGTCCCCGGCGACATCCACGAGGTGCTCGGTCGGATGCGCAACTTCGCTACTGCGCTGCGCTCGGGTGAGTGGCGAGGCTACACCGGGCGCGCGATCACGAAGGTGGTCAACATCGGTATCGGCGGCTCCGACCTCGGCCCCGCGATGGCGACGAAGGCGCTGCGCCCCTACGCCACCGCCGGGATCACCGCCGAATTCGTCTCTAACGTCGACCCGGCCGACATGACCGCGGTCCTGGACAGGATCGACGCGGAGGAGACCGTGTTCATCGTCGCCTCCAAGACGTTTACCACCCAGGAAACCCTGTCCAATGCGCACGCCGCGAAACGGTGGCTGCTGGAAAAGTTTGGCGGCGACGAAAGGGCCGTCGAAAAGCACTTCGTGGCCGTTTCGACGAACGCCGAGAAGGTCGCCGAGTTCGGCATCGACCCGGCGAACATGTTCCCCTTCTGGGACTGGGTCGGCGGGCGCTACTCGGTCGACTCCGCAATCGGGTTAGCCCTCATGGCGGTGATCGGCGCGGCCGACTTCATGCGCTTCCTCGAGGGTTTCCACGCCGTCGACGAGCACTTCCGCTCTGCCGAGCTGTCCGCCAATGTCCCCGTACTCATGGGCCTTCTCAACATCTGGTACCGGAACTTCCACGGCGCGCACACCCATGCCGTGCTGCCCTACTCGGAGGACCTCGCGCGCTTCCCCGCCTACCTGCAGCAGCTGACCATGGAGTCCAACGGCAAGGGCGTCACCCGCGGCGGCGAGGCGGTCGCCTACGACACCGGCGAGATTTTCTGGGGCGAGCCGGGCACCAACGGCCAGCACGCTTTCTTCCAGCTCATCCACCAGGGCACCACCCTCGTCCCCGCCGACTTCATCGGCTTCGCCTGCCCCCACGAGGACCTTCCCACCGCCGACGGGACCGGGTCAATGCACGACCTTCTCATGGGCAACCTGTTCGCGCAGACGAAAGTGCTTGCCTTCGGCAAAACGCACGACGAAATCGCGAGCGAGGGCGTCGACGAGGATCTCGCCCCGCACAAGGTGATGCCGGGCAACCGTCCCAGCACCACGATCCTCGCCGAAAAGCTGAGCCCGCGTACCCTCGGATCACTCATCGCTCTCTATGAGCACATCGTGTTCACTGAGGCCGCCGTGTGGGACATCAACGCCTTCGATCAGTGGGGGGTTGAGCTGGGCAAGCAGCAAGCCAACGAGCTCGCCGCCGCCGTCTCGGGCGCGGCGGAGCCGGACACAGGCGACGCCTCCACGGACGCACTCATCACCTGGTACAGGAGCCGGAAGTAA